The DNA window TGAGACATAAGGTTAAAACCTCCTTAAACAGATATATTGAAATATAATCTTTTTGCTATATTATACTTACAAGTCATAAAATTGTTACAATTATAGAAATATTCTATGAATCCACATCAGGTTTTCTCATCCTTAACTTAGCTTCCTCATAATCAGGATATAAAGCTAGGGATTGTCTATAAGCTTTTCGTGCCTTTACAGGGTTATCTAGACCTTCGTAGCATCTCCCTATTAGATACCATGATTGATAGCTTCCATTGCCTGTTTTTGTAAGAAAAAGAGGATTATGCTCTTCTCCTAATTTAATGCAATGATAAAATACTGATATGGCTTCCTCATATTTTTTCTGGGCCATAAATATTATTCCCTTGTAAAAATGAAGGTCAACATACTTGGGATACATGGTAATTGCTTTCTCTATACCGGGCCACGCTCCATCAAAGCTTCCGAGAGTAATCAATATATCATATTTTAATTTATATAATAGGGCAGGAGGAAGTTGTTTTTTTTCAATAAACCTTTTGATAGATAGATTCACTAGATCAAAAGCCTTTTCATAGCATTCTTCACGATAGTATTCACTTGCAATATGGTAGTCAATCCAAGGACTATAATCAGAAGCTTCTTTTTCTTTTTGAAGTAAACTAAGGTTGCGTACAGATTTGTTTTTATCTTCTACAACAGAATCCATATAGCCATAATGATGGATTTTGGCAAAGCTCATTATTTCTGGACTGTTTAAATCAGAAATGTCCACAATGTTCAAATGCTCGTGTATATTACCTACAAATTTAAAGCCCTTATGGTTTCTAAAAAGCCTATGACTGGCATAAAGGTAAGCTTTATTAGAATCAGGTGGAAAATTGCCATAATAATTAATTGTAGGAATCAAAACTACGTTATTTTTTGTCTGCTGCAATACATTATGAAATCGGTTTATGTCTTCAATATATAATTCTTCATCTGCATCGATATATAGAATCCAATCTCCATTTACCTTGCTCAGACCAAAATTACGAGCATCTGCAAAGCTATCATTCCAATCATAGTCATATAACTTAACTGGGAAACTCGTACAAATTTCTTTTGTTTTATCCGTGGAGCCTGTATCTACAATGACGATTTCATCAACAATGTCTATTACACTGTTGAGACATCTTTCTAACCATTTTTCTTCGTTTTTTACAATCATAGATAGTGATATGGACAATCTTTTTTCCAATAGTATAATCCTCCTTAAACATAATAAGGATATTTCTCATAATGTACATTTTATGCTATATCTCTACTAAAGGTTCGGACTTAAATATATTAAATCAAGAGATTTATTATTATGGAAAAGCCCATATTTTGTATCTTAGGAATATCTATAGAAGTATAAAACTTTTATTGAGGTGAAATTTGTGAATACTATTAGTCTTTGCATGATAGTAAAAGATGAAGAAAAGGTACTTGAAAGATGTCTAAACTCAGTTTTAGAGCTAGTGGATGAGATTATTATTGTAGATACAGGCTCTAGAGATAATACTAAGAGTATAGCTAAAAAATATACTGATAAAATCTTTGATTTTCAATGGATTGATGATTTTTCTAGGGCACGTAATTTTTCTTTTAGTAAAGCAACAATGGATTATATATTTTGGCTAGATGCAGATGATGTTTTAGAGGAAGAAGATAGAGTAAAATTTTTAAAATTAAAAGAAGAATTAGATAATACAGTTGATTCTGTAACTATGAAATATAATTTAGCCTTTGATGAGGAAGGAAATTTAACTTTTAGTTTGCGAAGAAATAGATTGGTGAAAAGAACTAATGATTTCAAATGGATTGGAGTTGTTCATGAATATCTTCAAGTATGGGGGAATGTCCAGCATAGTAATGTAGCTGTTACTCATAAAAGTATTCACAAAAGTGGAGATAGAAATCTAAAGATATATGAGAAGAGACTTGAAAGAGGGGAGGAGTTCTCACCTAGAGATTTGTATTACTTTGGAAATGAACTATTAGATCATAAGTTTTATGAGCGTGCAGCTGTATTCTATAAAAAGTTTCTGTCAGATGGTAAGGGTTGGGTAGAAGATAATATTGCTTGTTGCAGAAAATTAGCATATTGCTATCAGTATATGAATGATTCAGAAAGCGAAATACAGGCTATACTGCGTTCCTTCCGTTATTCAAGCCCTCGATCAGAATTTTGCTGCTGGTTAGGTAGCTATTTTTTAGAAAAACAGGATATTATGTCGGCTATTTTCTGGTATCGTTTGGCAATTCAACAAAAACCAGATGATACTTTTATAAATTTTTACAACCCAGCCTTTTCCACATGGCTGCCTCATCTACAGCTTTGTGTCTGTTATGATAAAATTGGTGCAGATAAGCTAGCTTATCTGCACAATGAGGTAGCACTGCAATACAAGCCTA is part of the Proteiniborus sp. MB09-C3 genome and encodes:
- a CDS encoding glycosyltransferase yields the protein MEKRLSISLSMIVKNEEKWLERCLNSVIDIVDEIVIVDTGSTDKTKEICTSFPVKLYDYDWNDSFADARNFGLSKVNGDWILYIDADEELYIEDINRFHNVLQQTKNNVVLIPTINYYGNFPPDSNKAYLYASHRLFRNHKGFKFVGNIHEHLNIVDISDLNSPEIMSFAKIHHYGYMDSVVEDKNKSVRNLSLLQKEKEASDYSPWIDYHIASEYYREECYEKAFDLVNLSIKRFIEKKQLPPALLYKLKYDILITLGSFDGAWPGIEKAITMYPKYVDLHFYKGIIFMAQKKYEEAISVFYHCIKLGEEHNPLFLTKTGNGSYQSWYLIGRCYEGLDNPVKARKAYRQSLALYPDYEEAKLRMRKPDVDS
- a CDS encoding glycosyltransferase family 2 protein, encoding MNTISLCMIVKDEEKVLERCLNSVLELVDEIIIVDTGSRDNTKSIAKKYTDKIFDFQWIDDFSRARNFSFSKATMDYIFWLDADDVLEEEDRVKFLKLKEELDNTVDSVTMKYNLAFDEEGNLTFSLRRNRLVKRTNDFKWIGVVHEYLQVWGNVQHSNVAVTHKSIHKSGDRNLKIYEKRLERGEEFSPRDLYYFGNELLDHKFYERAAVFYKKFLSDGKGWVEDNIACCRKLAYCYQYMNDSESEIQAILRSFRYSSPRSEFCCWLGSYFLEKQDIMSAIFWYRLAIQQKPDDTFINFYNPAFSTWLPHLQLCVCYDKIGADKLAYLHNEVALQYKPNDLNILKNQAYFYSILGKEIIDELMSQIKG